The DNA segment ATGGTTGGTGACTATTTTAGCAAACCTACAAGCTACATAGAGCCAGAAACGCTAGAACTTGCCGTAAAAACATTTGATGAAACAAACTCAAAGTCCCTAAGCTCAATGTCATACAAGCAACTAAAAAAGGACGCTATCGACTTATATCCGTTTTTACGCGACACGTACGAGCAAAGACGAAACCACCTAATAAAGGAATAAAATGAAAATTTTAAAGATTTTACTCTCATTTTGCCTTTTTGCAAATATGCTTTTTGCCCTATCAAAAGATGAGATAAAAAGTGTCGTTGAAGCAAAAACAGATGAGGCGATAAAAATTTTAACAACCAAAGAGCTAAGTAGTGAGCAAAAAACAACTCAGCTTTTTGCCATATTTGACCCACTTTTTGACTACAAGCAGATGGCAAAAATTAGCCTTGGTAAAAAATTTAACGCCCTTACGCCAGGCGAACAAGATGAGTTTAGCAAGGCATTTGAGCAAAAGTTAAAAGCCTCATATATCGACAAACTACTAAGCTATACCGATCAAAAAATCATCATAAAAGAACAGACCCAACCACAGTCAAATCGCGTCTT comes from the Campylobacter mucosalis genome and includes:
- a CDS encoding ABC transporter substrate-binding protein → MKILKILLSFCLFANMLFALSKDEIKSVVEAKTDEAIKILTTKELSSEQKTTQLFAIFDPLFDYKQMAKISLGKKFNALTPGEQDEFSKAFEQKLKASYIDKLLSYTDQKIIIKEQTQPQSNRVFLNSELISNANKYEFVYKFYNSNDNWLIYDIEMIGVSLIQTYRSQFADMLESADFATLMKKLNETAPLKVDN